A genomic region of Bradyrhizobium sp. ORS 278 contains the following coding sequences:
- a CDS encoding sigma-54 dependent transcriptional regulator: MSSEQPIGVIYVEDDEDVRIGAVQALQLAGFAVTPFASVEAASAVVRADMPFVVVSDVQLRGKSGTAWLSELHRLDPDLPVILVTGHGDISMAVEAMRHGAYDFIEKPCSSEQLVSVVRRALDKRRLTLEVRTLRSALADRQGIEASLLGRSPQIQEVRRIVANLASTNVDVTIYGETGTGKDVVARCLHAHSARRGGNYVAVNCGGLPESLVESELFGHEAGAFTGATKQRIGKIEYAHGGTLFLDEIESMPLSVQVKLLRALQDRAIERVGSNKPVAVECRVVAASKANLYELSESRQFRADLYYRLGVAFIELPPLRERREDIPILFEHFTLDAAKRFERDAPIVDDATMSLLLGYAWPGNVRELRNVADRFVLGVLDRRVLSRSASPSSELSLPRQLENVERSIIEDALRRKLGDVPATAAMLGVPKQTLYDKIKRLAIDVDGIRERH, encoded by the coding sequence GCGTGCCGACATGCCGTTCGTGGTTGTGTCCGACGTGCAGCTGCGCGGCAAGAGCGGCACGGCATGGCTCTCCGAGTTGCACCGGCTCGACCCGGACCTGCCGGTGATCCTGGTCACCGGCCATGGCGACATCTCGATGGCCGTGGAGGCGATGCGCCACGGCGCCTATGACTTCATCGAGAAGCCGTGCTCGTCCGAGCAGCTGGTGTCCGTCGTGCGCCGCGCGCTCGACAAGCGCAGGCTGACGCTGGAGGTGCGCACCCTCCGCTCGGCGCTCGCCGACCGCCAAGGCATCGAGGCCAGCCTGCTCGGGCGCTCGCCGCAGATCCAGGAGGTGCGTCGCATCGTCGCCAATCTCGCCTCGACCAATGTCGACGTCACGATCTATGGCGAGACCGGCACCGGCAAGGACGTCGTCGCGCGCTGCCTGCATGCGCATAGTGCCCGGCGCGGCGGCAACTACGTCGCGGTGAATTGCGGCGGCCTGCCGGAATCCTTGGTCGAGAGCGAATTGTTCGGCCATGAGGCCGGCGCCTTCACCGGCGCCACCAAGCAGCGCATCGGCAAGATCGAATACGCCCATGGCGGCACGCTGTTCCTCGACGAGATCGAGAGCATGCCGCTCAGCGTCCAGGTCAAGCTGCTGCGCGCGCTGCAGGACCGCGCGATCGAGCGCGTCGGCTCCAACAAGCCGGTCGCGGTGGAGTGCCGCGTCGTCGCCGCCAGCAAGGCCAATCTCTATGAGCTCAGCGAGAGCAGGCAGTTCCGCGCCGATCTCTACTACCGCCTCGGCGTCGCCTTCATCGAGCTGCCGCCCCTGCGCGAGCGGCGCGAGGACATTCCGATCCTGTTCGAGCATTTCACGCTCGACGCCGCCAAGCGCTTCGAGCGCGACGCGCCAATCGTCGACGATGCGACGATGTCGTTGCTGCTCGGCTATGCCTGGCCCGGCAACGTCCGCGAGCTGCGCAACGTCGCCGACCGCTTCGTGCTCGGCGTGCTCGACCGGAGGGTGCTGAGCCGGTCCGCTTCCCCATCCTCTGAGCTGTCGCTGCCGCGGCAATTGGAGAACGTCGAACGCTCGATCATCGAGGACGCGCTGCGCCGCAAGCTCGGCGACGTGCCGGCGACGGCGGCCATGCTCGGCGTGCCGAAGCAGACCTTGTACGACAAGATCAAGCGGCTCGCGATCGACGTCGATGGCATCCGCGAGCGCCACTGA
- a CDS encoding RidA family protein codes for MSIQRFEVGPRMSQVVVHGNTVYLAGVVAQKTAGESVTKQTEEILSIIDGHLAKAGTDKTKLLSATIYLTDIKTFGEMNAVWDGWVSAGNTPARATVEAGLAAPQYTVEIMVIAAK; via the coding sequence ATGTCCATCCAGCGTTTCGAAGTCGGCCCGCGCATGAGCCAGGTCGTCGTTCACGGCAATACCGTCTATCTCGCAGGCGTCGTCGCGCAGAAGACCGCCGGCGAAAGCGTGACCAAGCAGACCGAGGAGATCCTCTCCATCATCGATGGTCACCTGGCGAAGGCCGGCACCGACAAGACCAAGCTGTTGTCCGCGACGATCTACCTCACCGACATCAAGACTTTCGGCGAGATGAACGCGGTGTGGGACGGCTGGGTGTCGGCCGGCAACACGCCTGCCCGCGCCACCGTCGAGGCCGGCCTCGCGGCGCCGCAATACACGGTCGAGATCATGGTGATCGCGGCGAAGTGA
- a CDS encoding ABC transporter substrate-binding protein: MRKRLMLAALSAVALATSAGASFAQQTIRVGWTIPAEESKYWMMKRPTEFPDLGKTYNIEWTQFQGTAPMTQALAAGALDCATQAPLSLSNGVVGGGLKAYIVAQHVYEKPGGFSVYWAVKDDSPIKTIADLKGKTVGISVIGGGTQGPFNLLLKQAGLDPAKDIKLVEVGFATAEDALRQGRVDAVNMNQPFAARAEAKGGTRKLFQLSEAMPNIVHILEACRADFVDKNPDLVKAYVRDITTGMKKALANREETLKVVSEVMKVPVPVIETYLLKDNDFGRDPVAAPNFPAIQKMLDIYAETGMLPKLDVAQFKHPTIVAPIQ; this comes from the coding sequence ATGCGGAAACGGTTGATGCTGGCGGCGCTGTCGGCGGTCGCATTGGCGACGAGTGCAGGAGCGAGCTTTGCGCAGCAGACAATCCGCGTCGGCTGGACCATTCCGGCGGAAGAATCCAAGTACTGGATGATGAAGCGGCCGACCGAGTTTCCGGATCTCGGCAAGACCTACAATATCGAGTGGACGCAGTTCCAGGGCACGGCACCGATGACCCAGGCGCTCGCCGCCGGCGCGCTCGACTGCGCGACCCAGGCGCCGCTGTCGCTGTCGAACGGCGTCGTTGGCGGCGGCCTCAAGGCCTACATCGTCGCCCAGCACGTCTATGAGAAGCCGGGTGGGTTCTCGGTGTACTGGGCGGTGAAGGACGATTCGCCGATCAAGACGATCGCCGATCTCAAGGGCAAGACCGTTGGCATCTCCGTCATCGGCGGCGGCACGCAGGGGCCGTTCAACCTGCTGCTCAAGCAGGCCGGGCTGGATCCCGCCAAGGACATCAAGCTGGTCGAGGTCGGCTTCGCGACCGCCGAGGATGCGCTGCGCCAGGGCCGCGTCGACGCCGTCAACATGAACCAGCCGTTCGCCGCGCGCGCCGAGGCGAAGGGCGGCACCCGCAAGCTGTTCCAGCTCTCCGAGGCGATGCCGAACATCGTCCACATCCTCGAGGCGTGTCGCGCCGATTTCGTCGACAAGAATCCGGATCTCGTGAAGGCCTATGTCCGCGACATCACCACCGGCATGAAGAAGGCGCTCGCCAACCGCGAGGAGACCTTGAAGGTCGTGTCCGAAGTGATGAAGGTGCCGGTGCCTGTCATCGAGACCTATCTGCTCAAGGACAATGATTTCGGCCGCGATCCCGTCGCCGCGCCGAATTTCCCCGCGATCCAGAAGATGCTCGACATCTACGCCGAGACCGGCATGCTGCCGAAGCTCGACGTCGCCCAGTTCAAGCACCCCACCATCGTCGCGCCGATCCAGTAG
- the ilvD gene encoding dihydroxy-acid dehydratase, producing MRKLRSRVTVEGLDRAPHRAFMRAMGLDDADIAKPMIGIVSQRGEQTPCNMTHDFQVDAAKTGISESGGTPREFATVSVSDGISMNHEGMKFSLFSRELIADSIEAVVHGLAYDALIGFGGCDKTLPGVMMGMVRCNVPSIFIYGGSALPGKYQGKTLTVLDSYEAVGSYMTGEIDAATLEGIERSCLPTIGACAGQFTANTMGMLSEAMGLSMPNVSMIPGVYAERAHVARAAGRLIMQMLANDGPRPRDIVTRKSLENGAAIVAATGGSTNAALHLPAIANEAGIRFTLDDVGEVFSRTPLIGNLRPGGKYTAKDVYDIGGAAVVIRALIDSGHIDGSCITVTGRTLAEACGAANAPDGEVVFTPARPMMADGGVAVLKGNLAPDGAVIKVAGLKSLVFEGRARVFEDEEACVAAVRARNYQAGEVLIIRNEGPVGGPGMREMLGVTALIYGQGMGEKVALITDGRFSGATRGLCIGYVSPEAFVGGPLALVRDGDPIRIDAKARTLDVLLDEGELAARRSAWTQRPPRHRAGALAKYAKLVGQAPLGAVTHEGPAEWPWFDQEQE from the coding sequence ATGAGGAAGCTGCGTTCGCGCGTGACGGTGGAGGGGCTCGACCGCGCCCCGCACCGCGCCTTCATGCGCGCGATGGGCCTCGATGACGCCGACATCGCCAAGCCGATGATCGGAATCGTCAGTCAGAGGGGCGAGCAGACGCCCTGCAACATGACGCACGACTTCCAGGTCGATGCCGCCAAGACCGGCATCTCCGAGTCCGGCGGCACGCCGCGCGAATTCGCCACCGTCTCCGTCTCCGACGGCATCAGCATGAACCATGAGGGAATGAAGTTCTCTCTGTTCTCCCGCGAGCTGATCGCCGATTCGATCGAGGCCGTGGTGCACGGCCTAGCCTATGACGCGCTGATCGGCTTCGGCGGCTGCGACAAGACCTTGCCCGGCGTGATGATGGGTATGGTCCGCTGCAACGTGCCGTCGATCTTCATCTATGGCGGCAGCGCGCTGCCCGGCAAGTACCAGGGCAAGACGCTCACGGTGCTCGACTCCTACGAAGCGGTCGGCAGCTACATGACCGGCGAGATCGATGCCGCCACGCTCGAAGGCATCGAGCGCTCGTGCCTGCCGACGATCGGCGCCTGCGCCGGCCAGTTCACCGCGAACACCATGGGCATGCTGTCTGAGGCGATGGGCCTGTCGATGCCCAACGTCTCGATGATCCCCGGCGTCTATGCCGAGCGCGCCCATGTCGCGCGCGCAGCCGGGCGCCTGATCATGCAGATGCTCGCCAACGATGGCCCGCGGCCGCGCGACATCGTCACCCGCAAATCCCTGGAGAACGGCGCGGCGATCGTCGCCGCCACCGGCGGCTCGACCAACGCGGCCCTGCATCTGCCTGCGATCGCGAACGAGGCCGGCATCCGCTTCACGCTCGACGATGTCGGCGAGGTGTTTTCGCGCACGCCGCTGATCGGCAATCTCAGGCCCGGCGGCAAGTATACGGCGAAGGACGTGTATGACATCGGCGGCGCGGCCGTCGTGATCCGCGCGCTGATCGACAGCGGCCACATCGACGGCTCCTGCATCACGGTGACCGGCCGTACGCTCGCCGAGGCCTGCGGCGCGGCCAATGCGCCGGATGGCGAGGTCGTGTTCACGCCGGCCAGGCCGATGATGGCCGACGGCGGCGTCGCCGTGCTCAAGGGCAATCTCGCGCCGGATGGTGCGGTCATCAAGGTCGCCGGTCTCAAGAGCCTGGTGTTCGAGGGCCGCGCGCGCGTGTTTGAAGATGAAGAAGCCTGCGTCGCCGCCGTCCGCGCCCGCAACTACCAGGCGGGCGAGGTGCTGATCATCCGTAACGAGGGGCCGGTCGGCGGCCCCGGCATGCGCGAGATGCTCGGCGTCACCGCGCTGATCTATGGCCAGGGCATGGGCGAGAAGGTCGCGCTGATCACCGACGGCCGCTTCTCCGGTGCCACCCGCGGTTTATGCATCGGCTACGTCTCGCCGGAAGCCTTCGTCGGCGGCCCGCTGGCGCTGGTGCGTGATGGCGATCCCATTCGCATCGATGCGAAAGCGCGCACGCTCGACGTGCTGCTCGACGAGGGCGAGCTCGCCGCGCGTCGCAGCGCGTGGACGCAGCGGCCGCCGCGGCATCGCGCGGGAGCGCTGGCGAAATACGCGAAACTGGTGGGGCAGGCGCCGCTCGGCGCGGTCACGCATGAGGGACCGGCGGAATGGCCCTGGTTCGATCAGGAGCAGGAATGA